From Rhodopirellula bahusiensis, one genomic window encodes:
- a CDS encoding DUF2291 family protein — protein MLLYLFPLFRVVSLDDANEASAKASAAKFDPIVFVDQFWNDKLLASKANAVDALELVNEIQANPGKVRQARGRQVGLSQSYFLTVTGVGRVVSVEKNSVGLAITDQSDEAEVVLESGILFGNTVRDGTGLLDVNEFQNTQDFNSISTELNRRIEADVLPTLRDIATSGTEIEFSGCAQVSDEATDLNPLRVVPFFVEAK, from the coding sequence CCTGGATGATGCGAACGAGGCGTCTGCGAAAGCATCGGCGGCGAAGTTCGATCCGATCGTGTTCGTCGATCAGTTCTGGAACGACAAATTGCTGGCGTCGAAAGCAAACGCGGTCGATGCGTTGGAGTTGGTCAATGAAATACAAGCCAACCCCGGCAAAGTCCGTCAAGCACGCGGCCGGCAGGTGGGTTTGAGTCAATCGTATTTTTTGACTGTCACCGGTGTCGGGCGAGTTGTCTCGGTCGAAAAGAACTCTGTCGGGCTTGCAATCACTGATCAATCAGATGAAGCGGAGGTGGTTTTGGAATCGGGTATTCTGTTCGGCAACACGGTCCGAGACGGGACGGGTTTGTTGGATGTCAATGAATTCCAAAACACACAAGACTTCAATTCGATTTCAACGGAATTGAATCGGCGGATCGAAGCGGATGTGCTGCCAACGTTGCGAGACATTGCCACGTCAGGCACCGAAATCGAATTCTCCGGTTGCGCGCAAGTCAGCGATGAAGCCACGGATCTGAATCCTCTGCGAGTGGTCCCATTCTTCGTGGAGGCAAAATGA